A section of the Methanococcus vannielii SB genome encodes:
- a CDS encoding 4-phosphopantoate--beta-alanine ligase: MVPKTHPRYRSLLNRDRIVEAFESGVLAKGGMIAHGRGETFDYLLGETTTPEALNAIKVTAALMVLSKNPVISINGNSVALAKDEFVKLARELNGKIEVNLFYRTTEREQKIKKLFEEDVKSGITLLGIDEADKKIPGIDHLRGKVSESGIYTADVVLVPLEDGDRAEALVKMGKTVIAIDLNPLSRTARKSTISIVDELTRCVPLITDYVVEYKKMDKLQLLKIVENYKNDENLKNTLIHISKRLNSMEI, encoded by the coding sequence ATGGTTCCAAAAACGCACCCAAGATACAGGTCATTATTAAATAGAGATAGAATTGTCGAAGCTTTTGAATCGGGGGTTTTGGCAAAGGGTGGAATGATTGCACATGGGAGAGGTGAAACTTTTGACTACCTTTTAGGGGAAACTACAACTCCAGAGGCCCTAAATGCAATAAAAGTTACTGCTGCCCTAATGGTTCTTTCGAAAAACCCGGTAATTTCAATAAATGGAAACAGTGTAGCTTTGGCAAAAGATGAATTTGTGAAACTTGCAAGGGAATTGAATGGTAAAATCGAGGTAAATTTATTTTACAGGACTACTGAACGAGAACAGAAAATAAAAAAATTGTTTGAAGAAGATGTTAAATCTGGAATCACTTTACTTGGAATTGACGAAGCAGATAAAAAGATTCCGGGAATTGACCATTTAAGGGGAAAAGTTTCAGAATCTGGTATTTATACGGCAGATGTAGTTTTAGTTCCATTAGAAGATGGCGATAGGGCTGAAGCACTCGTAAAAATGGGTAAAACCGTTATTGCAATTGATTTAAACCCCCTTTCAAGAACCGCCAGAAAGTCAACGATTTCAATTGTGGACGAACTTACAAGATGTGTTCCATTAATTACGGATTATGTAGTCGAATACAAAAAAATGGATAAATTGCAACTTTTAAAAATTGTTGAAAATTATAAAAATGATGAAAATTTGAAAAATACGTTAATACATATTTCAAAAAGACTTAATTCAATGGAAATATAA
- a CDS encoding class I SAM-dependent rRNA methyltransferase, whose translation MSFQIDKRAFTSLSNFSSIIYKNAVLNKEEFPKQEEIIDISYNGKFVGKALYDPKYPLIKLLTKKEEEVDYDFFKSRLLAAKNYRENILNYKNTYRMVYAEADSLPSLIIDKYNNIASMQVSSKIMDEYSDLIFECLFENTDIETLYVQSGKKGSEVKTKIFGDKSQIETVIFEGNAKFMVNMKGHKTGFFLDQRENRIDLENYVKKGDKVLDICSYTGGFSVHAGIRGAEVTAIDISEKASIQAKENMELNDIKNYNFLTGNAFDLMKEMIKNNDVYDVVILDPPAFTDSSKDLKNALNAYNAMNYLGLKLAKRMLVTCSCSHHVDRESFKNTVVSSSIRAKKEIRQIGPYRTQAPDHVITMANKDLEYLKCLFFNLVTQ comes from the coding sequence ATGTCATTTCAAATAGATAAACGTGCTTTTACATCTCTTTCAAATTTTTCAAGCATAATTTACAAAAATGCAGTATTAAATAAAGAAGAATTTCCAAAACAAGAAGAAATTATCGATATTTCTTATAATGGTAAATTTGTTGGAAAGGCACTTTATGACCCGAAATATCCCTTGATTAAACTTCTTACGAAAAAAGAAGAAGAAGTTGATTATGATTTTTTTAAGTCTAGGCTTTTAGCTGCAAAAAATTACCGAGAAAATATTTTAAATTATAAAAATACTTACAGAATGGTTTACGCAGAAGCAGATAGTCTTCCATCATTAATTATTGATAAATACAATAACATTGCATCGATGCAAGTTTCCTCAAAAATCATGGACGAATATTCAGATTTAATTTTTGAATGCCTATTTGAAAATACAGATATAGAAACGCTTTATGTACAGAGTGGTAAAAAGGGAAGCGAAGTTAAAACGAAGATTTTTGGCGATAAATCCCAGATTGAAACTGTAATTTTTGAAGGAAACGCTAAATTTATGGTAAACATGAAAGGACATAAAACTGGTTTTTTTTTAGACCAGAGGGAAAACAGAATTGATCTTGAAAACTACGTGAAAAAGGGCGATAAAGTTTTAGATATTTGTAGTTATACGGGTGGATTTTCGGTTCATGCAGGGATAAGGGGTGCAGAAGTAACTGCAATTGATATATCTGAAAAAGCGAGCATTCAAGCAAAAGAAAATATGGAATTAAACGACATTAAAAATTACAATTTTTTAACTGGAAACGCTTTTGATTTAATGAAAGAAATGATAAAAAACAATGATGTATATGATGTAGTGATTTTAGACCCTCCTGCATTTACTGATTCATCAAAAGACCTTAAAAATGCACTTAATGCATACAATGCAATGAATTATCTTGGTTTAAAGCTTGCAAAAAGAATGCTTGTAACTTGTTCATGTTCACACCATGTTGACAGGGAAAGCTTTAAGAATACTGTTGTATCATCATCAATCCGTGCAAAAAAAGAGATACGGCAAATTGGCCCGTACCGAACACAAGCACCTGATCACGTAATTACAATGGCAAATAAAGATTTAGAATATTTAAAATGCTTATTTTTTAATTTAGTAACTCAATAA
- the fsa gene encoding fructose-6-phosphate aldolase, giving the protein MKFFLDTANVEKIKEFNALGLVDGVTTNPSLIKKEGRDFYEVIKEICSIVKGPVSAEVIALDAEGMIKEAKELVKIAENVVIKIPMTKEGMKAVNILSKEGIKTNVTLIFSANQALLAAKAGATYVSPFVGRLDDIGQDGLLLISEIMQIFSAYGIETEVIVASVRHPIHVTESAKMGADVATIPFDVLDKLFNHSLTDIGIEKFLADWDAHLKR; this is encoded by the coding sequence ATGAAGTTTTTTTTAGACACTGCAAACGTTGAAAAAATTAAGGAATTTAATGCATTAGGGTTAGTTGACGGAGTTACGACAAATCCAAGTCTGATTAAAAAAGAAGGAAGAGACTTTTACGAGGTTATTAAAGAAATATGCTCAATAGTAAAAGGCCCAGTAAGTGCAGAAGTTATTGCACTTGATGCAGAAGGAATGATTAAAGAAGCAAAAGAACTTGTAAAAATTGCAGAAAACGTTGTTATAAAAATCCCAATGACAAAAGAAGGAATGAAGGCAGTAAATATTCTTTCAAAAGAAGGAATTAAAACAAATGTTACATTAATATTTTCAGCAAATCAAGCTTTACTCGCAGCAAAAGCAGGAGCAACTTATGTTTCCCCATTCGTTGGACGGCTTGACGATATTGGTCAAGATGGACTTTTATTAATTTCAGAAATTATGCAGATATTTTCAGCATACGGGATTGAAACAGAAGTTATCGTTGCATCCGTAAGGCACCCGATTCACGTAACCGAATCCGCAAAAATGGGCGCAGATGTAGCTACAATTCCATTTGACGTACTTGATAAATTATTCAACCATTCTTTAACGGACATTGGAATTGAAAAATTCCTTGCTGACTGGGATGCACACTTGAAAAGATAA
- a CDS encoding DUF2119 domain-containing protein gives MKIYSNSRESFPKKLFLAGIHGNESKYTSKILELLKNRLNLPDIFGNIVIIPEITKNSKYVSTLDEKYYKTNAGKILLGLIEEYRPEFYFEIHSYSKNSYFKLTELNRVNISGIPPFVDLNNGVLMASIPPALRKKFKETDFCMTLEVPNWKSHEVYDIVLEILEFGVNSINRDEMIEKIFKKYPKGAKKAKWLAEEFNLTFL, from the coding sequence TTGAAAATTTATAGCAATTCTCGAGAAAGTTTTCCAAAAAAACTATTTTTAGCAGGAATTCATGGGAATGAATCAAAATACACGTCAAAAATTTTAGAATTACTGAAAAATCGGTTAAATTTACCCGATATTTTTGGAAACATAGTAATAATTCCAGAAATTACTAAAAACTCAAAGTACGTTTCAACACTTGACGAAAAATATTATAAAACGAATGCTGGAAAAATTCTTTTAGGTTTAATCGAGGAATATCGACCAGAATTTTATTTTGAGATTCATTCTTATTCCAAAAATTCATATTTTAAATTAACTGAATTGAATCGAGTTAACATTAGCGGAATTCCTCCATTTGTGGATTTAAATAATGGAGTTTTAATGGCCTCAATTCCTCCGGCTTTAAGAAAAAAATTTAAAGAAACGGACTTTTGCATGACTTTAGAGGTTCCAAATTGGAAAAGTCATGAAGTTTACGATATAGTATTGGAAATTTTAGAATTTGGAGTTAATTCAATAAATAGGGACGAAATGATTGAAAAAATATTTAAAAAATATCCAAAAGGTGCAAAAAAAGCCAAATGGCTTGCAGAGGAATTTAATCTGACTTTTTTATAA
- a CDS encoding IMP cyclohydrolase, with product MYIGRFLVLGKTLNGKPFVTYRVSSRSFPNRIAKIMNDETVAILPKNLEEMFKNPYITYNCVKIVGNIAVVTNGSHTDIIADKIRIGLPIRDALSYSLLTMDYEKDDFNTPRIAAVLTDNEAYMGYVSDNDIRIKKVELEEGYAYYLSTYEACKITEHQKIEVSKNTPEDLCKFIMEHNEFEKPVTSTTVLMDSGFKIATL from the coding sequence ATGTACATTGGTAGATTTTTAGTTTTGGGAAAAACCTTAAATGGGAAGCCGTTTGTAACATACCGGGTTTCAAGTAGGAGTTTTCCAAACCGGATTGCAAAAATAATGAACGACGAAACAGTTGCAATTTTACCTAAAAACTTAGAAGAAATGTTTAAAAACCCATATATTACATATAATTGTGTAAAAATTGTAGGAAATATTGCAGTAGTTACCAATGGTTCGCATACTGACATAATCGCAGATAAAATTAGAATTGGTCTTCCTATACGAGATGCTTTATCGTATTCATTATTAACAATGGACTATGAAAAGGATGATTTTAATACTCCAAGAATTGCAGCGGTTTTAACTGACAATGAAGCCTACATGGGTTATGTTTCAGATAATGATATCCGGATTAAAAAAGTAGAGCTTGAAGAAGGTTATGCATATTACTTAAGTACTTATGAAGCGTGTAAAATTACAGAACATCAAAAAATTGAAGTTTCTAAAAATACGCCTGAAGACCTCTGTAAATTTATAATGGAACATAACGAATTTGAAAAGCCAGTAACTTCCACAACTGTTTTAATGGATTCTGGATTTAAAATTGCAACTCTTTAA
- a CDS encoding 4Fe-4S binding protein: MKILECCVGCGTCVPFCPNGAITSIGNAEIECEKCTKCGLCVSYCPLNAIKN, from the coding sequence ATGAAAATTTTAGAATGTTGTGTTGGATGTGGAACTTGTGTTCCTTTCTGCCCAAATGGGGCTATTACTTCAATTGGAAACGCAGAGATTGAATGTGAAAAATGTACCAAATGCGGACTTTGTGTAAGTTACTGTCCATTAAATGCAATTAAAAATTAG
- the fen gene encoding flap endonuclease-1, producing the protein MGVQFGDIIPKKEISLKLLRTKSAAIDAMNVIYQFLSSIRLKDGSPLKNRSGEITSTYNGIFYKTIYMLENEITPIWVFDGKSHDLKEKTKEDRRKLRQNALENYLEAKEQDNLENMQKYAKRANFLDKKTIENSKRLLELMGVPYINAPSEGEAQCAELVKSKNASFVVSQDYDSILYGAESVVKNITSSNKSLELIELSKVLTELNVNLLELIDVAILIGTDYNPGGIKGIGPKKAFEVVKKGQMEKYAFEIQNYSEIRKIFDEPNVITDYEIGLKLPRKDELIEFLVEENDFSKERVLPNIEKLDLLLGNKKSQKSLESWF; encoded by the coding sequence ATGGGAGTTCAGTTTGGAGATATAATTCCTAAAAAAGAAATCTCTTTAAAACTTTTAAGAACTAAATCAGCAGCAATAGATGCAATGAATGTAATTTACCAGTTTTTATCAAGCATTCGCCTAAAAGACGGGAGTCCTTTAAAAAATAGGAGTGGGGAGATTACATCAACTTATAATGGTATATTTTATAAAACAATATATATGTTGGAAAACGAAATAACTCCAATATGGGTTTTTGATGGAAAATCGCATGATTTAAAAGAAAAAACCAAAGAAGATAGGCGAAAATTGCGCCAAAACGCACTTGAAAATTACCTCGAAGCAAAAGAACAGGATAATTTAGAAAATATGCAAAAATATGCAAAAAGAGCTAATTTTCTAGATAAAAAAACAATTGAAAATTCTAAACGGCTTTTAGAACTCATGGGTGTCCCATATATTAATGCACCTTCCGAAGGAGAAGCCCAATGTGCAGAACTTGTAAAATCAAAAAATGCGTCATTTGTAGTAAGTCAAGATTATGATTCTATTCTTTATGGTGCAGAAAGCGTTGTAAAAAACATAACTTCGTCAAACAAGAGTCTAGAATTGATTGAACTTTCAAAAGTTTTAACTGAACTAAATGTTAATCTTTTAGAACTAATTGATGTAGCGATATTAATTGGTACAGATTATAATCCAGGGGGAATTAAGGGAATTGGCCCAAAAAAAGCATTTGAAGTTGTCAAAAAAGGGCAAATGGAAAAATATGCTTTTGAAATTCAAAACTATTCTGAAATTAGAAAAATATTTGATGAACCAAACGTAATAACTGACTACGAAATCGGGTTAAAACTTCCAAGAAAAGACGAACTAATTGAATTTTTAGTGGAAGAAAATGACTTTTCAAAAGAACGGGTATTACCCAATATCGAAAAACTAGATTTACTGTTGGGTAACAAAAAATCCCAAAAAAGCCTTGAATCGTGGTTTTAG
- a CDS encoding DHH family phosphoesterase produces MIDNCKICEGTGKKVIKYIECPECNGTGYLEEFETKKHFKSVSKNSKYDFDDAEVPCPSCDGKGTIPQYGECDYCMGTGKVIKCDSCGREIGKYPENKEIRICDNCKNKESERQENKKIVYVLDELCTMNDLKEGRFYKGKVNRIEKYGVFVQLNDKTRGLLRFREVIGKKPSDFEVGDELVVQIFELKLDKREVDLRYTPIVGYKLEKMEKKHDLITIREIFETGLMNMKDKIIRIQGEVIQAVQTPGPTVFTITDGSEVAWIAAFESAGVRTHPDVVMGSIIDVVGSVSVRDGKLQIERIRLEKLEGDTAEEVKLNIDSQLDKKAEPSSDIEFLVDNEILEKLRPKMADVAKRIRRAVLDGRPVIVRHHADTDGYCGGIALEKAIIPILEKFSMDAGAQWHFFRRSPSKAPFYELEDVTKDLVFSIEDNLRFGQKMPLIVLVDNGSTDEDIPAVSKVKAYDVEVVVVDHHFPGDIIDGKVEVDEYVEAHVNPYLVGGNSNLTAGVLGTEVARMINPDVTDLISHLPGIAVVGDHAKGEAIDSYIKIALDRFNSCSAEFGSGKIYAREDLEKIGLCMDFEAFYLKFMNGMGIVEDIYGMNKKDFKRHEKLINILYERAMSMVDRQMKAVKPAIKTEVLQNGIIYNILDVEKYAHKFTFPAPGKTCGFAHDSIVLKHPANTPIITLSYGPDFGVVRATDAVSDKFSFNLNLIVNRLIDEIPEASLDGGGHECAGSLKFVEGLREKVLNRFFEIVNGMNQNV; encoded by the coding sequence ATGATTGATAACTGTAAAATTTGTGAAGGAACCGGTAAAAAGGTAATTAAGTATATTGAATGTCCAGAATGTAATGGAACAGGATATTTGGAAGAATTTGAAACAAAAAAGCACTTTAAAAGTGTTTCAAAAAATTCAAAATATGATTTTGATGATGCCGAAGTTCCATGCCCTTCCTGCGATGGAAAAGGAACGATTCCACAATATGGTGAATGTGACTACTGTATGGGCACTGGAAAAGTTATAAAATGCGATTCTTGTGGAAGGGAAATTGGAAAATATCCTGAAAATAAAGAAATTAGGATTTGCGATAACTGTAAGAACAAAGAATCTGAAAGGCAAGAAAATAAAAAAATAGTCTATGTCCTCGATGAATTATGCACAATGAATGACTTAAAAGAAGGTAGATTTTATAAAGGTAAAGTTAATAGGATTGAAAAATACGGCGTATTCGTACAATTGAATGATAAAACAAGGGGACTTTTAAGGTTTAGGGAAGTTATTGGGAAAAAACCAAGCGATTTTGAAGTCGGCGATGAACTAGTTGTACAAATTTTTGAATTGAAACTCGATAAGCGGGAAGTCGATTTAAGATATACTCCAATCGTAGGATATAAATTGGAAAAAATGGAGAAAAAACACGATTTAATAACGATTAGAGAAATATTTGAAACTGGATTAATGAATATGAAGGATAAAATTATTAGAATTCAAGGAGAAGTAATTCAAGCAGTTCAAACTCCAGGTCCAACTGTTTTTACAATTACAGATGGCTCAGAGGTTGCATGGATTGCAGCTTTTGAGTCTGCGGGAGTTAGAACTCACCCTGATGTAGTAATGGGTTCAATTATTGATGTAGTCGGGTCAGTATCTGTAAGGGATGGAAAATTACAGATAGAACGGATAAGGCTTGAGAAACTCGAAGGGGACACTGCCGAAGAAGTTAAACTAAATATAGATTCACAGTTAGATAAAAAAGCAGAACCTTCAAGTGATATAGAGTTTTTAGTAGATAATGAAATTTTGGAGAAATTACGGCCAAAAATGGCAGATGTTGCAAAAAGAATTAGAAGAGCAGTTTTAGATGGAAGGCCAGTAATTGTAAGGCATCATGCAGATACAGATGGCTACTGTGGTGGAATTGCACTTGAAAAAGCAATTATCCCCATTCTTGAAAAATTTTCAATGGATGCAGGTGCGCAGTGGCATTTCTTTAGAAGAAGTCCTTCAAAAGCTCCATTTTATGAATTAGAGGATGTAACTAAGGATTTAGTATTTTCGATTGAAGATAATTTAAGATTTGGGCAAAAAATGCCTTTAATAGTTCTTGTGGACAACGGGAGTACTGACGAGGATATACCTGCAGTTTCAAAGGTTAAAGCTTACGATGTAGAAGTTGTTGTTGTAGATCACCACTTCCCTGGAGATATAATCGATGGGAAAGTTGAAGTTGATGAGTACGTTGAAGCACACGTAAATCCCTATTTAGTTGGTGGAAACAGTAATTTAACAGCCGGAGTTTTAGGAACTGAAGTTGCAAGAATGATAAATCCAGACGTTACTGATTTAATTAGCCATTTGCCCGGAATTGCTGTTGTAGGGGATCACGCTAAAGGCGAAGCTATTGATAGTTACATAAAAATTGCACTTGACAGATTTAACTCATGCAGTGCAGAATTTGGAAGTGGAAAAATATATGCTAGGGAAGATTTAGAAAAAATCGGACTTTGTATGGATTTTGAAGCATTTTATTTGAAATTTATGAATGGAATGGGCATTGTAGAAGACATATATGGAATGAATAAAAAAGACTTTAAAAGACATGAAAAACTCATTAATATTCTATATGAAAGGGCAATGTCAATGGTAGATAGGCAAATGAAAGCAGTAAAACCTGCAATTAAAACCGAAGTTTTACAAAATGGAATTATTTATAACATACTTGATGTTGAAAAATACGCCCATAAATTTACATTTCCAGCGCCTGGAAAAACTTGCGGTTTTGCACATGACTCGATAGTTTTAAAACATCCTGCAAATACTCCAATAATTACGCTTTCATATGGGCCCGACTTTGGAGTTGTTAGGGCAACTGATGCAGTAAGTGATAAATTTAGCTTTAATCTAAATCTAATCGTAAATAGGTTAATTGATGAAATTCCTGAAGCATCCCTTGACGGTGGCGGACACGAATGTGCTGGAAGTTTGAAGTTTGTTGAGGGCTTAAGAGAAAAAGTACTTAATAGATTTTTCGAAATAGTTAATGGAATGAATCAAAATGTCTAA
- a CDS encoding 2-oxoacid:ferredoxin oxidoreductase subunit gamma: MRKEIRFSGFGGQGIILAGVILGKAASIYGEKESVQTQSYGPEARGGASKSEVVISNEEIDFPKVIQPDILISMSQPAFDKYGFDLKENAVVIIDKDLVTLPEGYEEKYDVYKVPFTEIANKDVGLSIVANIVMLGALVKITEVVSKEALEKSLLDSIPKGTEKKNILAFEKGYSY, from the coding sequence ATGAGAAAAGAGATAAGATTTTCAGGTTTTGGCGGTCAAGGTATAATACTAGCAGGAGTAATTCTTGGAAAAGCTGCTTCGATTTACGGTGAGAAAGAATCCGTTCAAACGCAAAGTTACGGGCCAGAAGCGAGAGGTGGGGCAAGTAAGTCTGAAGTAGTAATTTCCAATGAAGAAATAGATTTTCCAAAGGTAATTCAACCAGATATACTCATATCAATGTCCCAACCTGCATTTGATAAATATGGATTCGATTTAAAGGAAAATGCAGTTGTAATTATTGACAAAGACCTCGTAACTCTACCGGAAGGCTACGAAGAAAAATATGACGTTTATAAAGTTCCATTTACTGAAATTGCAAATAAAGATGTAGGTCTTTCAATTGTTGCAAATATAGTAATGCTTGGTGCTCTTGTAAAAATAACCGAAGTAGTTTCAAAAGAGGCTCTTGAAAAGTCCCTTTTAGATAGTATTCCAAAAGGAACTGAAAAAAAGAATATTTTAGCATTTGAAAAAGGATATAGTTATTAA
- a CDS encoding 2-oxoacid:ferredoxin oxidoreductase subunit beta, giving the protein MHPSLKYMRKDRLPHIFCSGCGNGIVLNCFTSVLEKLSIESEDYIALSGIGCSSRVPGYLYCDSLHTTHGRPIAFALGTKVIQNDKKVVVFTGDGDLSAIGGNHFIHGCRRNIDITVICINNNIYGMTGGQCSPTTPHEKKATTAPYGNPENPLDLCELAKAAGATYVARWTTANPIQLVNSIKKGMENKGFSFIEVVSQCPTYYGRFNTSKKPSDMMKILKESTVPIKKAETLSNEDLIEKIIVGEFVNIQKPEYVEQLKKLQE; this is encoded by the coding sequence ATGCATCCATCGTTAAAGTACATGAGAAAAGATAGATTGCCACATATATTCTGTTCAGGATGTGGTAACGGTATTGTTTTAAATTGCTTTACTAGCGTTCTTGAAAAACTTTCAATTGAAAGTGAAGATTATATTGCACTTTCAGGAATAGGCTGTTCTTCAAGAGTTCCCGGATACCTATACTGTGATTCACTACATACAACACACGGCCGACCGATTGCGTTTGCACTTGGGACAAAAGTAATTCAAAATGATAAAAAGGTCGTTGTGTTTACTGGAGACGGCGATCTTTCCGCAATAGGTGGAAATCACTTTATTCACGGCTGTAGGCGAAATATCGATATAACAGTAATTTGCATAAATAATAATATTTATGGAATGACCGGAGGCCAGTGTTCTCCAACAACTCCGCATGAAAAAAAGGCAACAACTGCCCCTTATGGAAATCCTGAAAACCCACTTGATTTATGCGAACTTGCAAAAGCAGCAGGTGCAACATATGTTGCAAGATGGACTACTGCAAACCCGATTCAACTTGTAAATTCTATTAAAAAAGGAATGGAAAACAAAGGATTTTCATTTATTGAAGTAGTATCGCAATGTCCAACGTATTATGGAAGATTTAACACTTCAAAAAAGCCTTCTGACATGATGAAAATATTAAAAGAAAGCACTGTGCCAATAAAAAAGGCAGAAACACTATCTAATGAAGATTTAATTGAAAAAATTATTGTTGGCGAATTTGTAAATATTCAAAAGCCAGAATACGTTGAACAGCTTAAAAAATTACAAGAATAG
- the lysS gene encoding lysine--tRNA ligase yields MHWADATAEKIMKKRNVEKYVVSSGITPSGHIHIGNARETLTADAVHKGLLNNGLESKLIFVADDYDPLRKLYPFLTQDFEKYIGMPLSEIPCPEGCCESYADHFLKPFLNSLNGLGVELTTYRANECYKAGMYNEVIIKALENRLKIKEILDSYRKEPLADDWYPLNIVCEKCGKMNQSKVVAYKSEDKTVTYVCKCGFENTVNPFNGIGKLPWRVDWPARWGIFGVTVEPMGKDHAASGGSYDTGIKIARQIYEYIAPEKIVYEWIQLKVGDRAMPMSSSAGVVFAVKDWNEICHPEVLRFLILRGKPTKHIDFDLKAVSNLVDDYDELERKYFELVEKKETESLNENEEEKLRIYEYTTPNIPEKLPLQVPYRFASIIAQIAWNDEKQTIDIERVLDILGRNGYMPSKFSEYDIKRLETRLKMSKKWASDYGENLEILGLEKAKEQFEILSENQKEWLTEFANNLNEIEPDASVIHELMYESAIKLGLEPKDAFTASYNLLLGKNYGPKLGSFLAALKKDFVVNRFLLRE; encoded by the coding sequence ATGCACTGGGCTGATGCAACAGCGGAAAAAATCATGAAAAAAAGAAATGTGGAAAAATACGTGGTTTCAAGTGGTATTACTCCATCGGGCCACATACACATCGGAAATGCGAGAGAAACACTGACTGCAGATGCAGTACATAAGGGACTTCTTAATAACGGGTTAGAAAGTAAATTAATTTTTGTTGCAGATGATTATGACCCATTAAGGAAACTATATCCATTTTTAACGCAAGATTTTGAAAAATATATAGGAATGCCTTTAAGTGAGATCCCTTGTCCTGAAGGATGCTGTGAAAGTTATGCTGACCACTTTTTAAAGCCATTTTTAAATAGCTTAAATGGACTTGGAGTCGAACTTACGACTTACCGAGCAAACGAGTGCTACAAAGCAGGAATGTATAATGAAGTAATTATAAAAGCACTTGAAAATAGGTTAAAAATCAAAGAAATTCTTGATTCATACCGAAAAGAACCGCTTGCTGATGATTGGTATCCATTAAACATAGTTTGTGAAAAATGCGGTAAAATGAATCAGTCAAAAGTAGTTGCATATAAAAGCGAAGATAAAACCGTAACTTACGTATGCAAATGCGGATTTGAAAACACAGTTAATCCATTTAACGGGATTGGAAAACTTCCATGGCGAGTAGACTGGCCTGCAAGGTGGGGTATTTTTGGAGTTACGGTAGAGCCAATGGGTAAAGACCATGCTGCATCAGGCGGCTCTTATGATACAGGAATTAAAATTGCAAGGCAGATTTATGAATATATTGCACCAGAAAAGATAGTTTACGAGTGGATTCAGTTAAAGGTAGGAGATAGGGCAATGCCAATGTCGTCTTCTGCAGGGGTTGTATTTGCAGTAAAAGATTGGAATGAGATATGCCACCCTGAAGTTTTAAGATTTTTAATTTTAAGGGGGAAACCAACAAAGCATATTGATTTTGACTTAAAAGCAGTTTCAAACCTTGTTGATGACTATGACGAACTTGAGAGAAAGTATTTTGAGTTAGTTGAAAAGAAAGAAACCGAAAGTTTGAATGAAAATGAAGAAGAAAAGTTAAGAATTTACGAATACACTACACCAAATATTCCAGAAAAGTTGCCTTTACAGGTGCCTTACAGGTTTGCTTCAATTATTGCACAGATTGCATGGAATGACGAAAAGCAGACAATTGATATTGAAAGAGTTCTTGATATTTTGGGAAGAAATGGGTATATGCCATCTAAATTTTCAGAATATGATATTAAACGACTTGAAACAAGGCTTAAAATGTCTAAAAAGTGGGCATCGGATTACGGTGAAAATTTAGAAATTTTGGGTCTTGAAAAAGCAAAAGAACAGTTTGAAATACTTTCAGAAAATCAAAAAGAATGGCTAACTGAATTTGCAAATAATTTGAATGAGATTGAACCTGACGCAAGTGTTATTCATGAATTAATGTATGAAAGTGCGATAAAATTGGGTTTAGAACCAAAAGATGCATTTACTGCTTCATACAACCTCCTTCTTGGTAAAAATTATGGCCCAAAGCTCGGGAGTTTTTTAGCCGCTCTTAAAAAGGATTTTGTAGTAAACAGATTTTTATTAAGAGAATAA
- a CDS encoding 30S ribosomal protein S13 gives MTQTEFRHRIRISKTDLEGKNPLEYALQEVKGIGRAMAKALIRVTELDPKQQAGYLADEDVLKIESVLEDPAKHGIPSWMFNRKKDVYTGLDKHLIETDLVLAVQEDIGNMKKIRCYRGIRHELRLPCRGQRTRGSFRKGSTMGVKRKK, from the coding sequence GTGACTCAGACAGAATTCAGACACAGAATCAGAATATCAAAAACAGACCTTGAAGGTAAAAACCCTCTCGAATACGCACTACAAGAAGTGAAAGGTATCGGTAGGGCTATGGCTAAGGCATTAATCAGAGTTACCGAATTAGACCCTAAACAACAGGCAGGTTACTTAGCAGATGAGGATGTTTTAAAAATTGAATCAGTTTTAGAAGACCCTGCAAAACACGGTATTCCATCATGGATGTTCAACAGGAAAAAAGATGTCTACACGGGACTCGACAAACACCTTATCGAAACCGACCTCGTACTCGCAGTACAAGAAGACATTGGAAACATGAAAAAGATCAGATGCTATAGAGGTATCAGACACGAGTTAAGATTACCATGTAGAGGACAGAGAACCAGAGGTTCTTTCAGAAAAGGAAGTACAATGGGAGTTAAGAGGAAGAAGTAA